The DNA region CGTGATGATTCCGTTCGCAGCCCGGTCGGGCTGCGAGTCGGTGGTTCAATCGGGTTTATTTGGTGGTCAGTTGCAGGTTTTCAGCAGCGGGTTTGCCATCGAAGGTGGTCACGCCTTCGAGCCAGCGTTGCTTGTCTTGCGGGTGATCCTTCAGCCATTGCTTGGCCGACTCGAAAGCGTCCTTGTGATCCAGCAGCGGCTGCATCATCCGGCTCTCGTCTTCGGCGGTGTACTTCAGGTTGCTCAGCAAGCGACCGATGTTCGGGCATTGCTCGGCGTATTTCGGCGCGGTGACGGTCCAGACCGTGGCCATGCCTTCGTTCGGGCCCAGGGCGTCGTCGCTGCCGGTGAGGTACGTCATCTTCACATTGACGTTCATCGGATGCGGCGCCCAGCCGAAGAACACCACGGCCTCGTTGCGGCGCACGGCGCGATCCACCGCCGCGAGCATGCCGGCTTCACTGGACTCGACCAACTGGAACTTGCCGAGGCCAAACTGGTTCTTGGCAATCATTGCCTTGATCTGGGTGTTGGCTCCCGAACCTGGTTCGATGCCGTAGATCTTGCCGCCCAGCTCTTTCTCGAACTTGGCGATGTCAGCGAAGGTTTTCAGGCCCTTGTCGGCGAGGTAAGTCGGTACGGCGAGGGTGGCGCGGGCATCTTTCAGGCT from Pseudomonas sp. ACM7 includes:
- the choX gene encoding choline ABC transporter substrate-binding protein gives rise to the protein MKRLISSCVLALSGTAFLSASVMAAEPASCQNVRMGVVNWTDVIATSAMTQVLLDGLGYNTKQTSASQQIIFAGIRDQRLDLFLGYWNPLMTQTITPFVDGKQVKVLEAPSLKDARATLAVPTYLADKGLKTFADIAKFEKELGGKIYGIEPGSGANTQIKAMIAKNQFGLGKFQLVESSEAGMLAAVDRAVRRNEAVVFFGWAPHPMNVNVKMTYLTGSDDALGPNEGMATVWTVTAPKYAEQCPNIGRLLSNLKYTAEDESRMMQPLLDHKDAFESAKQWLKDHPQDKQRWLEGVTTFDGKPAAENLQLTTK